In Methanocella paludicola SANAE, the sequence GAGGGAGAGCTCATCGGCGTCGAGGCGTATCATATCATCAAGGACGCTGCGCCGGCCGCGAAGTTCGACAGGGCCCGCTATAGCGCCATCACCAGGCAGGAGATCGAGCACGCCTTCGCGAACACCGTGCCCATCGACTTCGACCTTGCGGCCGCCGGCGAGGCCAGGCAGAAGATCGACCTCGTCTGGGGCGCCGCCCTGACCAGATATATCTCGCTTACATGCGGCCGTTTAGGGAATAGCTTCCTGTCCGTGGGCAGGGTCCAGACGCCGCTACTGGCGCTCATCGTGGACCGGGAGAAGGATATCAAGGCCTTCACCCCCACGCCTTACTGGGAGATCTACGCCACGTTCACTAACGGCGAGGAGTTCGTCGCCGGCCACACCGGCAACCGGTTCACGGAAAAAGCGAAGGCTGAGGGCATCATGGCCCGCCTTGGCAGGACCGGAAAGGTCGCCGACTATAAGAAGGAGCCCCGGGTCGAATACCCGCCCATACCGTTCTCCACAACAGAGTTCATACGGGCCGCAGCGAGCATAGGCTTCAGCGCCGCCAACGCCATGCGCATCGCCGAGAACCTGTACGTCAACGGCTGGATCTCGTACCCGCGTACAGATAATACCGTTTATCCCGCGAGCCTGAACCTGAAAGAGATCGTCGCCCAGTTCGCTGGCGGCGAGTTCGGCAAATACGCACAAAGATTACTGGAGCAGAGCAGTTTCAAGCCCACCAGGGGCAAAAAAGAGACCACTGACCACCCGCCCATATACCCGGTCGCCAGCGCCCGCAAGTCGGAGATAAAGGCGGACGAGTGGCGCGTTTATGAGCTGGTCGTGAGCCGGTTCTTCGCCACGCTCGCGCCCCCGGCCGAGTACGAGGTCCGCAACGTCTGCGTGGACGTGAACGGCGAGCGTTTCAAAGCCACCGGCTCCATGCTGTCGACTCCGGGATACAGGCTATACTATCCTTATGGTATGGCAAAGGAAGAGCTGCTCCCCGAGCTGTCCGTCGGCCAGGAACTGGCCGTTAAGAATGCTGCGATGGACGAAAAGCTCACGAAGCCGCCCGTACGCTACGGCCAGGGCAAGCTCGTCAAGATGATGGAAGACCTGGGACTGGGCACGAAATCCACCAGGCACGAGGCCATCCAGAAGCTATATGCCAGGAACTACGTCCACGGCAACCCGCCCGTGCCCACGAACACGGCGTTCGCCGTCGTGGGCGCCCTGGAGAAGTACGCGGACCTCATCACCAAGCCGGACATGACCAGCCGGCTCGAGTCGGACATGGACAGTATCGCGGAAGGCAAGATAAAAGAGGAGGCCGTCGTGCAGGAATCCCAGGGCATGCTCGAGACCATCTTCGACGACCTTGACAAGAACCATAACGATATCAGGGAGGTCCTTTACGAGGGCCTGCGCGAGGACAGGCGCATCGGCAAATGCCCGAGCTGCGGCAAGGACCTTTACGTGAGGAAGAGCAAGAAGGGAGGCCGGTTCATCGGCTGTGAAGGCTATCCGGAATGTAATTTCATACTGCCCCTGCCCCGCATGGGCACTATAATAGTGACCGAGAAGAACTGCGATAAGCACGGCATCAGCCACATCCGTATCGTCAACGGAGGCTCGAAGCCGTGGGACCTGGGGTGCCCGCAGTGCAACTACGAGGAGTGGCAGAAGAAGAACGCCGCCGAGAAGGTCACGCCCGTCCGGAAGTCATCCGAGCCGGCGAAGAAGCCCGCCCGTAAGACCACTAAAAAGAAGGCCGCCGACGATAAGGGCGCCCCGTTAGTTAAAAGTTAAAAAATTTTTTTTAAATGTTTATACGCCGAAGGCGTTCTTGAGCGGTGTCGGTGCTGCGATAGTAGCCGACCCGTGCTCCAGGCGCTCCTCGGCCCACGCGTAAGCCAGCGTGTAGAACGACGTGCGCACGAACATGTTCAGCGTGTTCACGAAGGAGATGGCCATGAAGGCGAACACGACTGCGACTGCGACGCCGAGCATCCAGCTCAGCCCGCCGAGCAGCGCATAGAGGCCGATGGCGATGAGTATGGAGAATACGACCCCGAAGAAGCCGAACAGGCCTGTCAGGATGCGGATGCCCGCCTCGCCCGCGCCTATGAGCACCAGGTTGTTCCTGGCGATGTCGAACGCCTTCTTGAACGTGTCCACGAAGCCCAGGCTGCCGATGACCGCCACGGGTATGAGGAGCGCGCTGGCGATCTTCCAGCCCTCCTCAAGGGCGACCGTTAAAATTGGCGCGAGGAGCCCGTATATGGCGCCGCGCCTCTGCCTCCGGGAGTTCTTCATCGAGCCGACCAGCATCGAGACGACGACGGCGACGACCGCCAGGCCCAGGATGACGTGCCACCGGGACAGCGCCCTGCCGAAGGCCTTACGCAGCGAAGAGCGGCCGAACTTCACGTGCTCGTATATGGCGAACGATGACACGGCCATGAAGAGATAGTTCACCATGAAGCTGAGCAGCAGCGCCCCGAATAGGACGACGATGAATAACGGCCCCAGGCCGCTATTCGTGAAGACGTTAGAGAGCACTGCCGCGATAAAGACCGCTATACCGATGAAGGCTCCAAGCACTACGGAACAGAACGAGGGGAGCAGAAGCCCCGGCTCCTCCGTCACCATCCGAAAACACTCGACGATGTACTTGAAAGCCTGTTCGATCGATTCGAAGACCATTTAAACCTCTCCTTTAATAATCGGTTTTCCATCATAGATACGCCACGCATATATAAAACTATGCGAGCGGCGCCGAAGGCAAAGTTTATTTCTCAATAGGGCAATTGAGTATTCACAGAGGCATCAGGGCTCGTTGAAGGTCGAAAATATGCAGGCCAGGGAACAGATCTCGGAGATCAGGCAGTGCCCAAGGCACGGTTATTTCCGCGGCAGCCAGTGTAATTGCGGCAGCCCGGGCAGGTTCATTTTATCCGGCTTTAAGGCAGAAAAGCTTGGCAGGATCATATCCGGCGCATTGAGGCATTTCCCGGCGGAGCTCGGGCTAAAGCTCGATGAGCACGGATGGGCGAACATTGACGACCTGGAGAGGGCGATCGCCGCTAAATACTCGTGGGCAAGGCGGGAGCACATCGAGGCCATGCTCGATACGGACGAGAAAGGCCGGTATGAGCATGACGGCGAAAGGGTCCGGGCCAGATACGGCCACTCCATTAAAGTGGACCTCGACTACCCGGAGGCGGACTATGACCTGCTCTATTACGGCACGAGCGAGGAAGAGGCCGACCGCATACTGGAGATCGGGCTGAAGCCGGTGAACCAGCACCACGTACACCTGAGCAAATCCATCGAGGAGGCAGTTAAGGTCGCCTGCATACGGACCGAGAATCCGGTCATAATATCGATTGATGCTCGAAAGGCAAAAGAGAACGGCATCAGGATCTTAGACGCGGGGCCTGTGTGCCTGTCAGGGCCTATTCCGCCCGAGTACCTGAAGATCGAATGAGCGTCTTCTCGTCTATCCTTTTTATCTCGAATTTTCTGCCGGTCATCTGCTCTACCACTCGTATGCCAGCAGCGGTATGGTCTGTAA encodes:
- a CDS encoding DNA topoisomerase I, which translates into the protein MHLIVTEKNITARKIAQLLLGSAKERKVDGVSVYEGDDTAVVGLSGHIVNIDFPDEYNNWQSTAPKDLIWANTEMRYTQKKIATALKKLAKEATHVTIATDFDREGELIGVEAYHIIKDAAPAAKFDRARYSAITRQEIEHAFANTVPIDFDLAAAGEARQKIDLVWGAALTRYISLTCGRLGNSFLSVGRVQTPLLALIVDREKDIKAFTPTPYWEIYATFTNGEEFVAGHTGNRFTEKAKAEGIMARLGRTGKVADYKKEPRVEYPPIPFSTTEFIRAAASIGFSAANAMRIAENLYVNGWISYPRTDNTVYPASLNLKEIVAQFAGGEFGKYAQRLLEQSSFKPTRGKKETTDHPPIYPVASARKSEIKADEWRVYELVVSRFFATLAPPAEYEVRNVCVDVNGERFKATGSMLSTPGYRLYYPYGMAKEELLPELSVGQELAVKNAAMDEKLTKPPVRYGQGKLVKMMEDLGLGTKSTRHEAIQKLYARNYVHGNPPVPTNTAFAVVGALEKYADLITKPDMTSRLESDMDSIAEGKIKEEAVVQESQGMLETIFDDLDKNHNDIREVLYEGLREDRRIGKCPSCGKDLYVRKSKKGGRFIGCEGYPECNFILPLPRMGTIIVTEKNCDKHGISHIRIVNGGSKPWDLGCPQCNYEEWQKKNAAEKVTPVRKSSEPAKKPARKTTKKKAADDKGAPLVKS
- a CDS encoding DUF6159 family protein gives rise to the protein MVFESIEQAFKYIVECFRMVTEEPGLLLPSFCSVVLGAFIGIAVFIAAVLSNVFTNSGLGPLFIVVLFGALLLSFMVNYLFMAVSSFAIYEHVKFGRSSLRKAFGRALSRWHVILGLAVVAVVVSMLVGSMKNSRRQRRGAIYGLLAPILTVALEEGWKIASALLIPVAVIGSLGFVDTFKKAFDIARNNLVLIGAGEAGIRILTGLFGFFGVVFSILIAIGLYALLGGLSWMLGVAVAVVFAFMAISFVNTLNMFVRTSFYTLAYAWAEERLEHGSATIAAPTPLKNAFGV
- a CDS encoding RNA 2'-phosphotransferase gives rise to the protein MQAREQISEIRQCPRHGYFRGSQCNCGSPGRFILSGFKAEKLGRIISGALRHFPAELGLKLDEHGWANIDDLERAIAAKYSWARREHIEAMLDTDEKGRYEHDGERVRARYGHSIKVDLDYPEADYDLLYYGTSEEEADRILEIGLKPVNQHHVHLSKSIEEAVKVACIRTENPVIISIDARKAKENGIRILDAGPVCLSGPIPPEYLKIE